A region from the Phycisphaerales bacterium genome encodes:
- the hutU gene encoding urocanate hydratase, producing the protein MSALDHADRVVRAPRSTTRTCATWTIEAARRMLMNNLDPEVAEDPSRLVVYGGRGQAARNWKSFDAILATLERLKPDETLLVQSGKPVGVVRTHADAPRVLIANSNLVPHWATQQHFDELAAKGLMMYGQMTAGSWIYIGTQGILQGTYETFAECGRTEFNGSLKGRLCVTAGCGGMGGAQPLAITLAGGTALIADVDITKLERRRKDKYLDEIAPDLDAAIDSALRYSHAGAPMSVGVHANAIELLERLLERDITPDVLTDQTSAHDPLLGYVPVGMTVSEAAEVRVSDPDGYQSQSLKSMARHVRAMLELQSRGSITFDYGNNIRQRALDQGVRNAFDFPGFVPAYIRPQFCLGRGPFRWVALSGDPRDIYVTDHAILKAFPKSSGPYGERLHSWILGCHKNPDALLAGDFDRCEPRFAFQGLPARICWLGLGERDKAGLLFNDLVRDGKVSAPIVIGRDHLDCGSVASPNRETEAMKDGSDAISDWAILNALVNTASGASWVSFHHGGGVGIGYSQHAGQVIVADGTPEAARRLERVLRNDPSMGVFRHADAGYDDAVVCAKNLHADIPMLDA; encoded by the coding sequence TTGTCGGCTCTTGATCACGCCGATCGCGTCGTCCGCGCGCCGCGCTCCACCACGCGGACCTGCGCCACGTGGACGATCGAGGCCGCCCGGCGGATGCTCATGAACAACCTCGACCCCGAGGTCGCCGAGGATCCGTCGCGTCTCGTGGTCTATGGCGGACGCGGGCAGGCGGCACGCAACTGGAAGAGTTTCGACGCGATTCTCGCGACACTCGAACGCCTCAAGCCCGATGAGACGCTTCTCGTCCAATCGGGCAAGCCCGTCGGCGTCGTCCGCACCCACGCCGACGCTCCTCGCGTCCTCATCGCGAACTCCAACCTCGTCCCCCACTGGGCGACGCAGCAGCATTTCGATGAACTCGCCGCGAAGGGCCTCATGATGTACGGGCAGATGACCGCGGGATCGTGGATCTACATCGGAACGCAGGGCATCCTGCAGGGGACGTACGAGACGTTTGCCGAGTGCGGGCGGACGGAGTTCAACGGCTCGCTCAAGGGGCGACTCTGCGTCACCGCAGGTTGCGGCGGGATGGGCGGCGCGCAACCACTCGCCATCACCCTCGCTGGCGGGACCGCACTCATCGCCGATGTGGACATCACGAAACTCGAACGTCGACGAAAGGACAAGTACCTCGACGAGATCGCCCCGGATCTTGACGCCGCCATCGATTCGGCGCTCCGCTATTCGCACGCGGGCGCGCCGATGTCGGTTGGTGTCCACGCGAACGCGATCGAACTCCTCGAGCGTCTTCTCGAACGCGACATCACGCCCGATGTCCTCACCGACCAGACGAGCGCCCACGATCCGCTCTTGGGGTATGTCCCCGTCGGCATGACCGTTTCCGAGGCCGCGGAGGTTCGCGTCTCTGATCCCGACGGCTACCAATCCCAGAGCCTCAAGTCCATGGCGCGACACGTCCGCGCCATGCTCGAACTCCAATCCCGGGGCAGCATCACCTTCGATTATGGCAACAACATCCGCCAGCGTGCTCTCGATCAGGGAGTGAGGAACGCCTTTGACTTCCCGGGCTTTGTGCCGGCGTACATTCGGCCGCAGTTCTGCCTGGGGCGTGGGCCGTTCCGCTGGGTGGCGCTCTCGGGCGATCCGCGCGACATCTACGTCACCGATCACGCGATCCTCAAGGCCTTCCCGAAATCCTCCGGGCCCTATGGCGAGCGACTGCACTCCTGGATCCTCGGGTGTCACAAGAATCCCGACGCGCTGCTCGCGGGGGACTTTGATCGCTGCGAGCCGAGGTTTGCGTTCCAGGGCCTGCCCGCGCGGATCTGCTGGCTGGGTCTGGGCGAGCGTGACAAGGCCGGGCTTCTCTTCAATGACCTTGTTCGTGATGGCAAGGTCAGCGCCCCGATCGTGATCGGGCGCGATCACCTCGACTGCGGGAGCGTCGCGTCGCCAAATCGGGAGACCGAAGCGATGAAGGACGGCAGCGATGCCATCAGCGACTGGGCCATTCTCAATGCCCTCGTCAACACCGCGAGCGGCGCCTCGTGGGTCAGTTTTCATCACGGCGGCGGCGTCGGCATCGGATACTCCCAGCACGCGGGCCAGGTCATCGTCGCGGATGGCACGCCCGAGGCCGCACGCCGGCTCGAGCGAGTCCTGCGCAACGATCCGAGCATGGGCGTCTTCCGCCACGCCGACGCCGGGTATGACGATGCGGTTGTGTGTGCGAAGAACCTCCACGCCGACATCCCCATGCTCGACGCCTAG
- the polA gene encoding DNA polymerase I, with product MPTLYLIDGYAAFFRCYHAIRTPMTSPVTKEPTNMTFGFVGLLLKLLRGDGLGAPLAPDDMIAVALDVSGDRGTFRSELYPDYKATRPPPPEDLFPQVERCLAMLGEIGIPVIGAEGFEADDVSATLVRQLLLAHKDLRIRLVSKDKDLKQLLDDLGRVELFDAHTATAFSAETLKEQTGLAPTQIVDMLALMGDTVDNVPGVTGVGEKTAIALLNEWGSIKNVLAHADEIKGKRGENIRAAASLLPLSQRLVTLRDDVPVELDDAAARVRAFTLDKLIPILKELGFNRYQDDVRAILGLAQAPTTRDSNASSSTSRSNTPPPPPTQTTPTKRSSRKNEDTYTAGLFTDANAAVATLMPQSGEYTAITTAKALKELVTRLERAPVFTFDTETTSLSPIDAKLCGLSIAIEPGKAWYIPVRSPSPGEHLDEAAVLKALRPILEDNSMPKVGHNLKYDALVLRSAGVMLRGFTTPPGGDSMVASYLIDASRSSHSLDALALALLNRTNISIHDLIGSGKNQRSFETVPVDQATTYAAEDADVTLQLFSMMAPQLKAMELESLFHGVEMPLVEVLAELEFNGVRVDADELSRQEARLVTRLGEIRKELDRVSVETIGRTFEPDSPKQLGVVLFAKATDDPPGLGLKPLKKTKTGHSTDAEVLEKLAEDPDIETPIPSLILEHRQLSKLVSTYLVALREAINPKTARVHASFHQTVAATGRLASSDPNLQNIPIRTDIGREIRKAFVADTGNVLITADYSQVELRLLAHLSKDPALIAAFKADEDIHTAVAAQIHQVAPDQVTRDQRSGAKMVNFGIVYGITAFGLARRLNIHERDAAEIITGYKKRFPGITTFLQECVAQAERNGFVATMLGRRRPIPDIHSTTPARKALAERLAINSVVQGSAADLIKLAMVDLHKRLAESASHWRGGKPPEIPGVRMLLQIHDELVFETRSDVAEKARALIVSRMEGAMDLLVPLKVGSYISSNWYDGK from the coding sequence ATGCCCACGCTCTACCTCATCGACGGTTACGCCGCCTTCTTCCGCTGCTACCACGCGATCCGTACGCCTATGACCAGCCCGGTCACGAAGGAACCCACGAACATGACGTTCGGGTTCGTCGGGCTGCTGCTGAAGCTCCTGCGTGGCGACGGTCTGGGTGCGCCGCTCGCCCCCGACGACATGATTGCGGTGGCGCTCGACGTCTCCGGCGATCGCGGCACCTTCCGCTCCGAGTTGTATCCTGACTACAAGGCGACGCGTCCCCCACCGCCGGAGGATCTGTTTCCCCAGGTCGAGCGATGTCTGGCGATGCTGGGCGAGATCGGTATTCCGGTCATCGGGGCCGAGGGGTTCGAGGCGGACGATGTTTCCGCGACGCTCGTTCGGCAACTCCTTCTTGCCCACAAGGATCTTCGCATTCGCCTGGTCTCCAAGGACAAGGACCTCAAGCAACTGCTCGATGATCTCGGCCGGGTCGAACTCTTCGATGCGCACACGGCGACCGCGTTCAGTGCCGAGACACTCAAGGAGCAGACCGGCCTCGCGCCAACCCAGATCGTGGACATGCTCGCCCTCATGGGCGACACAGTGGACAACGTCCCGGGCGTCACCGGCGTCGGCGAGAAAACCGCGATCGCCCTCCTCAACGAGTGGGGCTCGATCAAGAACGTTCTCGCCCACGCCGACGAGATCAAGGGCAAGCGTGGCGAGAACATCCGTGCTGCGGCGTCGCTCCTGCCGCTCTCGCAGCGCCTCGTGACGCTTCGCGATGATGTCCCCGTGGAACTTGATGATGCCGCCGCGAGGGTTCGTGCGTTCACGCTCGACAAACTCATTCCGATCCTCAAGGAACTCGGCTTCAACCGGTATCAGGACGATGTCCGAGCGATCCTCGGCCTCGCCCAAGCCCCAACGACGAGAGATTCGAACGCATCGTCTTCGACCTCGCGCTCCAACACCCCCCCGCCACCGCCGACCCAGACGACACCGACGAAGCGATCCTCACGCAAGAACGAGGATACCTACACCGCGGGTCTCTTCACCGATGCCAACGCTGCCGTCGCCACGCTCATGCCCCAATCCGGCGAGTACACCGCCATCACAACCGCCAAGGCCCTGAAGGAACTCGTCACAAGGCTCGAGCGTGCACCTGTCTTCACCTTCGACACAGAGACCACGAGCCTCTCGCCCATCGACGCGAAACTCTGTGGACTTTCGATCGCCATTGAGCCGGGGAAGGCGTGGTACATTCCTGTCCGATCGCCCTCGCCGGGCGAGCACCTCGATGAGGCGGCGGTGCTCAAGGCGTTGCGTCCGATTCTCGAGGATAACAGCATGCCCAAGGTCGGGCACAATCTCAAGTACGACGCGCTGGTTCTTCGCAGCGCCGGAGTCATGCTCCGTGGGTTCACGACGCCACCCGGCGGCGACAGCATGGTCGCCAGTTACTTGATCGACGCCTCCCGATCGTCGCACAGCCTCGACGCCCTCGCCCTTGCCCTGCTCAACCGCACCAATATCTCCATCCACGATCTCATCGGCAGCGGCAAGAACCAGCGCAGTTTCGAGACCGTTCCCGTCGATCAGGCGACGACCTATGCCGCCGAGGACGCCGACGTCACGCTCCAACTCTTCTCGATGATGGCTCCGCAACTCAAGGCCATGGAACTCGAGTCGCTCTTCCACGGCGTCGAGATGCCCCTGGTCGAGGTGCTCGCGGAACTGGAGTTCAATGGCGTGCGCGTGGACGCCGACGAACTCTCGCGTCAGGAGGCACGCCTTGTCACGCGACTTGGCGAGATCCGAAAGGAACTCGACCGGGTCTCGGTCGAGACAATCGGTCGCACGTTCGAGCCCGATTCGCCCAAGCAGTTGGGCGTGGTGCTCTTCGCTAAAGCCACCGACGATCCGCCGGGCTTGGGTCTCAAGCCGCTCAAGAAGACCAAGACCGGGCATTCGACCGACGCCGAGGTCCTCGAGAAACTCGCCGAGGATCCGGACATTGAGACACCTATTCCCAGCCTCATCCTTGAGCATCGCCAACTGAGCAAACTTGTCTCGACATACCTGGTGGCTCTTCGTGAGGCCATCAACCCCAAGACCGCCCGCGTGCACGCGAGTTTCCACCAGACTGTCGCCGCCACGGGGCGCCTTGCGAGCAGTGATCCCAATCTTCAGAACATTCCCATCCGCACGGACATTGGGCGGGAGATCCGCAAGGCGTTTGTGGCGGACACGGGCAACGTGCTCATCACGGCGGACTACTCTCAGGTGGAGTTACGCCTCTTGGCGCATCTCTCGAAGGATCCGGCACTCATCGCCGCCTTCAAGGCCGATGAGGACATCCACACCGCCGTCGCCGCCCAGATCCACCAGGTGGCGCCGGATCAGGTCACGCGCGACCAGCGCAGCGGCGCGAAGATGGTCAACTTCGGCATCGTCTATGGCATCACCGCCTTTGGGCTTGCGCGCCGGCTCAATATCCACGAACGCGACGCCGCCGAGATCATCACCGGCTACAAGAAGCGGTTTCCGGGCATCACGACCTTTCTGCAGGAGTGCGTCGCCCAGGCCGAGCGAAACGGTTTTGTCGCGACGATGCTCGGCCGGCGTCGCCCGATTCCAGACATCCACAGCACCACCCCCGCGCGGAAGGCCCTCGCCGAGCGGCTCGCGATCAACTCCGTGGTGCAAGGGTCGGCGGCGGACCTCATCAAACTCGCCATGGTCGATCTCCACAAGCGTCTCGCCGAGTCGGCCTCGCACTGGCGCGGTGGGAAACCACCTGAGATTCCCGGGGTGCGCATGCTTCTGCAGATCCACGACGAACTCGTCTTTGAGACCAGGAGCGACGTTGCCGAGAAGGCCCGCGCCCTCATCGTCTCCCGTATGGAGGGCGCAATGGATCTCCTCGTGCCGCTCAAGGTCGGGTCGTATATCTCCTCCAACTGGTACGATGGCAAGTGA
- the prmC gene encoding peptide chain release factor N(5)-glutamine methyltransferase, with product MSTHRPHAGHQPPPPPHPTGRAAAETLPGMRGESPWTTRRLLAWMGEAFTAKGLDSPRLFAEILMSHVIGCERLKLYTDPDRPANADERTRLRDLVARALKHEPVQYLVGEAWFFGLQFHIDSRVLIPRPATEVIPETILQRAQSTHGVGFDGGGLLILDVCTGSGCIAIATLKKLKAARAVATDINPDAISLASENAARHGVADRVEYVQGDMLVALHNHPIAGRESTFDYVASNPPYIPDDEWDAVAPNVKDHEPHSALRGGSDGLDFVRQLLTPTPPTIPAPRLLKPGGMLLIEVADSRAEIAREMLAADPLLESPRVLKDHEGLPRVIVATRRE from the coding sequence GTGAGCACCCACCGTCCCCATGCCGGGCACCAGCCCCCCCCACCGCCGCACCCCACGGGCCGAGCCGCCGCGGAGACGCTTCCCGGCATGCGGGGCGAATCACCGTGGACGACGCGCCGACTCCTCGCGTGGATGGGCGAGGCCTTCACCGCCAAAGGGCTCGACTCGCCTCGGCTCTTTGCCGAGATCCTGATGTCGCACGTCATCGGTTGCGAGCGACTGAAGTTGTACACGGATCCAGACCGCCCCGCGAACGCCGACGAACGGACGCGACTCCGCGATCTCGTCGCCCGTGCCCTCAAGCACGAGCCGGTCCAGTACCTTGTCGGCGAGGCGTGGTTCTTCGGCCTTCAGTTCCATATCGATTCGCGGGTCCTCATCCCACGTCCCGCCACCGAGGTCATTCCAGAGACGATTCTCCAACGTGCCCAATCCACCCACGGCGTCGGGTTCGATGGCGGCGGCCTGCTCATCCTCGACGTTTGCACCGGCTCGGGGTGCATCGCGATCGCCACCCTCAAGAAACTCAAGGCCGCCCGTGCCGTCGCCACCGACATCAATCCTGACGCGATCTCGCTTGCGAGTGAGAACGCCGCCCGGCATGGCGTTGCGGATCGGGTCGAGTATGTGCAGGGCGACATGCTCGTCGCGCTCCACAACCATCCGATCGCCGGGCGCGAGAGCACCTTCGACTATGTCGCGAGTAATCCGCCGTACATCCCCGACGACGAGTGGGACGCCGTCGCTCCCAATGTGAAGGACCACGAGCCGCACAGTGCCCTCCGCGGCGGGTCCGACGGGCTCGATTTCGTCCGCCAACTCCTGACGCCGACGCCGCCCACAATCCCCGCGCCGCGACTCCTGAAGCCGGGCGGCATGCTCCTCATCGAGGTCGCCGACTCGCGCGCCGAGATCGCCAGGGAGATGCTGGCCGCCGATCCGCTCCTCGAGAGCCCGCGCGTTCTCAAGGACCACGAGGGGCTTCCCCGCGTCATTGTCGCGACGCGGCGCGAGTAG
- a CDS encoding PQQ-dependent sugar dehydrogenase: protein MASAQGTAMRARLIGTTSNPTVIVSAPGDATRLFVGSNRGPIRILKLPDEQFLDQPFLTVPNAGGANGVLWMAFHPDFATNERFYISTQETTGKVRLITGVVSATDTNVADASSITTVLFIDDQASQHTGGWIGFDSHGYLLMVTGDQMGPGTAPSQNAANYAGKMLRLDVDGLDNIPGNTDDDQFPDDANRNYSIPPSNPLVGNTDGYLEEIWALGLRNPYRCSRDVTTGNVWIGDVGNFQREEIDRLEPDAPAVNFGWPVCEGTIVPMSPYPPCENPAFRMPMFDYLRTGEEPSGNTVIGGVVYRGCAMSEFHGLFLFADFTNDWIGMLRPGDTLDGVGTAAARASLVSLRSSANLGLATNSINGTSVFGQDARGEVYFARYISGQIYKLEPAASGGGLGRDCDGDGVVDSCATGVMPCRADVTGDCAVTIDDLTEYLESFLTGLLAADQSDAEDSGVVDGAVTIDDLLFFLGRFAAGC, encoded by the coding sequence GTGGCCAGTGCGCAGGGGACAGCGATGCGGGCGCGGCTCATCGGGACGACCTCGAACCCGACGGTGATCGTGTCGGCGCCGGGCGATGCCACGCGGCTCTTCGTGGGGTCGAACCGCGGACCGATCCGAATCCTGAAACTGCCCGACGAACAGTTCCTCGATCAACCCTTCCTGACGGTCCCCAACGCCGGCGGGGCGAACGGCGTCTTGTGGATGGCGTTCCATCCAGACTTCGCGACGAATGAACGGTTCTATATCTCGACGCAGGAGACGACAGGGAAGGTGCGGCTGATCACGGGCGTGGTGAGCGCAACCGACACAAACGTCGCCGACGCGTCGAGCATCACGACAGTGCTCTTTATCGATGACCAGGCGTCCCAGCACACCGGCGGGTGGATCGGGTTTGATTCACATGGCTACCTCCTCATGGTGACCGGGGACCAGATGGGCCCGGGGACCGCGCCGTCGCAGAACGCCGCGAACTACGCGGGAAAGATGCTGCGCCTCGATGTCGATGGATTGGACAACATCCCCGGAAACACCGACGACGATCAGTTCCCAGACGACGCGAACCGGAACTACTCGATCCCGCCATCGAATCCGCTCGTGGGAAACACCGACGGATATCTCGAAGAGATCTGGGCGCTGGGCCTGCGGAATCCCTATCGATGCTCGCGCGATGTGACGACCGGGAACGTGTGGATCGGGGACGTGGGAAACTTCCAACGCGAGGAGATCGATCGCCTGGAGCCGGATGCGCCGGCCGTGAACTTCGGCTGGCCGGTGTGCGAGGGAACGATCGTGCCGATGTCACCCTATCCGCCGTGCGAGAACCCGGCTTTCCGCATGCCGATGTTCGACTATCTGCGGACCGGCGAGGAACCCAGCGGAAACACAGTGATCGGCGGTGTGGTCTATCGCGGGTGCGCAATGTCCGAGTTCCACGGCCTCTTCCTCTTCGCCGATTTCACGAACGACTGGATCGGGATGTTGCGACCGGGCGACACGCTCGATGGCGTGGGCACAGCGGCCGCGCGCGCGTCGCTGGTCTCGCTCCGGTCGAGCGCGAACCTGGGGCTGGCTACAAACTCGATCAACGGGACGTCGGTCTTCGGGCAGGACGCACGTGGCGAGGTCTACTTCGCGCGGTATATCAGCGGGCAGATCTACAAGTTGGAGCCGGCGGCGAGCGGCGGCGGGCTGGGGCGCGATTGCGATGGCGATGGCGTGGTGGACTCGTGCGCGACGGGGGTGATGCCATGCCGGGCCGATGTGACGGGCGATTGCGCCGTGACGATCGATGACCTCACCGAGTATCTCGAGTCATTCCTCACGGGGTTACTCGCGGCGGATCAGAGCGACGCCGAAGACTCGGGCGTCGTGGACGGCGCGGTGACGATCGATGACCTGCTCTTCTTCCTGGGACGCTTTGCCGCGGGGTGTTAG
- a CDS encoding phosphomannomutase/phosphoglucomutase has translation MLGRIFKAYDIRGTYPDLLNDTMAWQIGFGVSRFLIADAAAAGETSPMMHNIVVGRDMRSSSPSLTKQLILGINEQGGHVIDLGLCDTSMIYFAINHLDCAGGVMVTASHNPPQYNGFKISKRQAKPVGEMSGLADVRKFAAMVDKHSVQKPSGRSESRDLWPAYTKHVRSFLDIPSGKSLKIVVDASNGMAGTMFPKIFGKQGPMGAAPGLNVIEINFENTKNTFAHEPNPLVAANLKQVQEAVLHHKADLGVCFDGDADRCVLIDEKGKAVGCDHLTALMAKHFLSKNPGASIVYDLRSTKAVAEEVTKAGGTPVRARVGHVFLKGAMAEHQAVFGGELSGHFYFKDNFNADSGAIAMCVALSILAKSSKTMSQLISPIARYAQSGEINFQIEDKDAALATLKEEYAGKHATIDELDGVTIDCFAKDGWWANIRKSNTEPLLRLNLEAKDQKTLEKALAKISPGLGRKVDH, from the coding sequence ATGCTTGGCCGGATCTTCAAGGCGTACGACATCCGCGGGACCTACCCGGATCTTCTCAATGACACCATGGCCTGGCAGATCGGGTTCGGCGTGTCGAGGTTCCTGATCGCCGACGCGGCGGCGGCTGGGGAGACCAGCCCGATGATGCACAACATCGTCGTGGGGCGGGACATGCGGTCGTCGAGCCCGTCGCTCACCAAGCAACTGATCCTGGGGATCAACGAGCAGGGTGGGCACGTGATCGACCTGGGCCTGTGCGACACGAGCATGATCTACTTCGCGATCAACCACCTGGATTGTGCCGGGGGCGTGATGGTGACGGCGAGCCACAATCCGCCGCAGTACAACGGGTTCAAGATCTCCAAGCGCCAAGCCAAGCCGGTGGGGGAGATGTCTGGCCTGGCGGACGTGCGGAAGTTCGCCGCGATGGTGGACAAGCACTCGGTGCAGAAGCCGTCGGGTCGCTCGGAGTCACGCGATCTCTGGCCGGCGTACACGAAGCACGTGCGGTCATTCCTCGACATCCCCAGCGGGAAGTCGCTGAAGATCGTGGTCGACGCGAGCAACGGGATGGCGGGGACGATGTTCCCCAAGATCTTCGGGAAGCAGGGGCCGATGGGCGCGGCGCCCGGGCTGAACGTGATCGAGATCAACTTCGAGAACACGAAGAACACCTTCGCGCACGAGCCGAACCCGCTGGTGGCGGCGAACCTCAAGCAGGTGCAGGAGGCGGTGCTCCATCACAAGGCGGATCTGGGCGTGTGCTTCGATGGCGACGCCGACCGCTGCGTGCTGATCGATGAGAAGGGCAAGGCGGTCGGGTGCGATCACCTGACGGCGCTGATGGCGAAGCACTTCCTCTCAAAGAATCCCGGGGCGTCGATCGTCTATGACCTTCGTTCGACCAAGGCCGTGGCGGAGGAAGTGACCAAGGCCGGGGGGACTCCGGTGCGGGCGCGGGTGGGGCATGTGTTCCTGAAGGGGGCGATGGCGGAGCACCAGGCCGTCTTCGGCGGGGAGTTGTCGGGGCACTTCTATTTCAAGGACAACTTCAACGCGGACAGCGGGGCGATCGCGATGTGCGTGGCGCTCTCGATCCTCGCGAAGAGCAGCAAGACGATGAGCCAGTTGATCTCGCCGATCGCGCGGTATGCGCAGTCCGGGGAGATCAACTTCCAGATCGAGGACAAGGACGCGGCGCTGGCGACGCTCAAAGAGGAGTACGCCGGGAAGCACGCGACGATCGACGAACTCGATGGCGTGACGATCGACTGTTTCGCGAAGGACGGCTGGTGGGCGAACATCCGCAAGAGCAACACCGAGCCGCTGCTCCGCCTGAATCTCGAGGCGAAGGATCAGAAGACGCTGGAGAAGGCGCTCGCGAAGATCTCGCCAGGGCTTGGGCGAAAAGTGGATCACTAG
- a CDS encoding DUF4236 domain-containing protein, with protein sequence MGWRWRKTIGRGPFRWTLSRRGVGWSFGVPGLRYGHSPSGQPYVSVGIPGTGLYWIKYFNGRGSASRQGGRFGKGNPMNQEPYSGFKVTEQEFADNPDPRVPCVLLLDTSASMSGEPIAELNVGLQQYRDELLMDNLASRRVEVAIFRFGGDVGLERDFVTARQFDPPALQANGHTPMAEAIMRGIKHLEERKATYQSNGVAYYRPWIFLITDGEPTDGDDAWRVACEAVRLGEQQKKFTFFAVGTGAANYDKLRQLSPTRQPLRLKGIAFREMFRWLSNSQTRVSQSQVGTHIALPPATGDGGWADVPT encoded by the coding sequence ATGGGCTGGCGATGGCGAAAAACCATCGGACGTGGACCGTTCCGCTGGACGCTGTCCCGGCGGGGCGTCGGCTGGAGTTTCGGTGTACCCGGACTCCGGTACGGGCACTCTCCGTCAGGACAGCCCTACGTTTCGGTCGGAATCCCAGGAACGGGACTGTATTGGATAAAGTACTTCAACGGTCGCGGTTCGGCATCCCGCCAGGGAGGGCGGTTTGGAAAAGGAAACCCAATGAACCAAGAGCCCTATTCCGGATTCAAAGTCACTGAACAGGAGTTTGCGGACAATCCAGATCCGCGTGTACCGTGCGTGCTGCTCTTGGACACTTCGGCTTCCATGTCCGGTGAGCCGATCGCAGAACTCAACGTGGGGCTACAGCAATACCGTGACGAACTCCTGATGGACAACCTTGCGTCACGACGCGTGGAGGTCGCGATCTTCCGGTTCGGCGGTGACGTGGGGCTAGAGCGAGACTTCGTCACTGCTCGCCAGTTCGACCCCCCAGCACTACAGGCGAATGGTCACACCCCGATGGCAGAAGCCATCATGCGGGGTATCAAACACCTTGAGGAACGGAAGGCGACGTACCAGTCGAACGGCGTCGCCTACTACCGGCCTTGGATATTCCTTATCACCGACGGAGAACCAACGGACGGCGACGATGCATGGCGGGTGGCTTGCGAGGCCGTCCGTCTTGGGGAACAACAGAAGAAGTTCACATTCTTCGCGGTGGGAACTGGTGCAGCCAACTACGACAAGTTGCGGCAGTTGTCCCCGACTCGCCAACCGCTTCGACTCAAAGGCATCGCCTTCCGCGAGATGTTCCGGTGGCTCTCAAACTCGCAGACACGAGTCTCGCAGTCGCAAGTCGGCACCCACATCGCGCTCCCGCCGGCAACTGGCGATGGCGGATGGGCCGATGTCCCAACCTGA
- a CDS encoding protein phosphatase 2C domain-containing protein has translation MRPWRVAQAAALGTSHLADSVPCQDSHLVDFVVAGERAKWLLVAVADGAGSASLSHLGSRLACTTAILHLKSNADALANVETAKECVRRCFASAVREVEDLAEREGASVREFATTLQVAAIGDRHSVFGQVGDGAIVWGEPGELRVAHWPDQAALNLTDFITSAPLSETLHIAIAPSTIRRVACMTDGLAPLLLDFRTKGPHGPAFERLFATCTAAPDPSDLSEDLEKFLDSPQVNHRTDDDKTLVLAVRDEEDAA, from the coding sequence ATGCGACCGTGGCGTGTAGCACAGGCAGCCGCACTGGGCACCAGCCACCTTGCCGACTCAGTCCCGTGCCAGGACTCGCACCTGGTGGACTTCGTGGTCGCAGGTGAGCGGGCGAAGTGGCTACTCGTCGCCGTGGCTGATGGCGCGGGCTCGGCTTCGCTGTCCCACTTGGGCTCGCGCTTAGCCTGCACGACGGCGATCCTGCATCTGAAATCGAATGCCGACGCCCTCGCCAATGTCGAGACGGCGAAGGAGTGCGTCCGGCGGTGCTTCGCCTCCGCTGTCCGCGAAGTCGAGGATCTCGCCGAGCGCGAAGGGGCTTCCGTGCGGGAGTTTGCGACAACGCTGCAAGTTGCTGCCATTGGGGATCGGCATTCCGTCTTCGGACAAGTGGGAGATGGCGCTATCGTCTGGGGAGAGCCGGGCGAACTTCGCGTGGCGCATTGGCCCGACCAAGCGGCGCTCAACCTGACGGACTTCATCACCAGTGCCCCGCTTTCGGAAACGCTGCACATTGCCATCGCGCCTTCCACGATTCGCCGCGTCGCGTGCATGACCGATGGGCTTGCTCCGTTGCTACTCGACTTTCGCACGAAGGGCCCTCATGGTCCGGCGTTCGAACGGCTGTTCGCCACATGCACAGCCGCGCCCGACCCGTCGGACCTATCGGAGGACCTCGAAAAGTTCCTGGACTCACCACAGGTAAACCACCGCACAGATGACGACAAGACGCTCGTGCTCGCCGTGCGCGACGAGGAGGATGCTGCGTGA